Genomic segment of Tomitella fengzijianii:
CCGCCAGGACCAGGGCCACATAGGGCAGCGAATCCCACAGCTTCTCGAATCCCTTGAACACCGCGGCGCCCACCGCGACGCCGACGATCACCTGCAGGGCCAGGCCGGCCCACTGGCGCACCGCGCCGCGCCCCTCGGCCGGCTTCCCTGCGGCGTCCGTGTCCGCCGTGTCGGGGTCGTCCGCTGCGGCAGGTTCCGCGCCGGCGGCCTGCGGGACGGCCGGCTCCGCATCGGCGTCGTCCGCGAGGGGCTCGGCGACCGGGATCACCGCGGTCGCGGCCGGCCCCGGTTCGCCGCTGATCGACGCGATGGGTGCGTCGCTGCGGGCGAGCATCTCCGCGACCGTCGGCGTGCCACCGGTGGACACCGGAGCGCTCTCCGGCCCGGCCGGCTCGTCGCCGGCGGCTTCCGACTCGGACTCCGTCGCTTCGAAGGCCCCAGTCTCGAAGGCCGCCGATTCGAAGGCCGCCGTGGCACTGTCGGCGGAGTCAGGGTCCGCGCCGTCGGTGTCGTCGGCCTCAGCGGTGTCGTCGGCCTCAGCGGTGTCGTCGGCCTCAGTGGTGTCGTCGGCGGCTTCGGCATCGGTGACCACCGCGTCGGCGGTGTCGGCATCAGCCGACTCCGCGTGCTCCTGCGCCTCGCGGTCGCCCTCCACGGCCGCGTCTTCCACAGCCGGTTCGTCCAATGCTTCGTCTTCGACGGCCGCGTCTTCCTCGACCGCCTCCGGCTCCTGCACCGGCCCGGCCGTCGTGGCATCCGCATCATCGGCGGCCGTCGAATCGGCGGCACCCGGGTCCGCGGCGGGGACGGCCTCGTCACGCGCCGCCTGGCGGTCGCGGTCGATGCGGTCCTCCGCGACCGGCTCACGGATCACCGGGATCTCGCCGGTCAGCTCGGCAACGGAGATCCCGCCCGTGCGCTCGCCGCGGTGGTGCCGGCGTGACCGCCCACCGCTGTTGGAACCGTTGCGGGCGAGCAGCTCGGCAACAGTCACCGGCCGACTGTTCGACTCCGGCAGTTCGCTCATCGTGCACCCACCAAAAGTTCGCCACCCATCTCGGTATCGAGCCGGCGCAGGATCAGACCCTCACGCAACGCCCACGGACAAATCTGCAACTGGTCCACCGACAGTGCACGCATGCTCGCCTCGGCGACGAGCGCCCCGGCGACCAGTTGCGGCGACCGGTCGGCGCTGACGCCTTCGAGCTCCGCACGGTCCGCTGCAGTCATCCTAGAAATAAACGCGATCAGTTGCCGGAGGCCGCTGGCCGTCAGCGTCCGTGTCACGCGCGGGCCGGCGCTCGACGGCGCCGCCCCGGTGAGCCGCGCCAACGTCCGGAAGGTCTTGGACGTGCCTACGCACAGGTCCGGCGCACCCGCCTTACGCAGCTGTTTCGCCGGTTCCGACAGCTCCGCGTCCAGCCAGTCCCGCAGCGCCGCGACGCGTCGCTTTCCGGGCGGATCGGTCTGGAGCCAATCGCGGGTGAGACGTCCCGCACCCAGCTGGAGCGAGTGCGCCAGGTCCGGATCCTCGTCGACGCCGTTGCACAGCTCCAGCGATCCCCCGCCGATGTCGAAGTTCATGATCCGCCCGGCGCTCCACCCGTACCAGCGGCGCACAGCCAGGAAGGTGAGCCGGGCCTCGTCGACGCCGCCGAGGACGCTCAGTTCCACCCCGGTCTCGTCGTGGACGCGGCGCAGCACCTCGTCCGAGTTGTCCGCGTCGCGGACCGCGGAGGTGGCGAACGCCATCATCTCCCCGCATCCCGACGAGTGCGCGATGCCGGAGAACTCCGATACCGCGGCGATCAGATCGTCGGTCACGTCCGGGTGCAGACGGCCGTCCTCGGTCAGCCGTTCGGACAGCCGCAGCGCCACCTTGGACGAGCTCATCGGCGTGGGGTGCCCACCACGGTGCGCGTCCACCACCACCAGGTGGACGGTGTTGCTTCCTACATCGAGTACTCCGAGTCGCACACCGACCAACTTAGCGGGTCTACGGTGGGGACCTGTGACGCACGGACCCCTATCCCGCAGTGAAGACCTGCCGCCCGCGGTGGAAGTGGAGCCGGATTTCCCGCGCGAGTGGGTCGAGTTCGTCGACCCCGCGGACCCGGATCACCTGGTCCGCGCCGACATGACCTGGCTTTTGTCGCGGTGGACGTGCGTCTTCGGCACGCCCGCGTGCCGCGGCATCCTGGCGGACCGGCCGGACGACGGCTGCTGTTCGCACGGCGCCTTCCTCAGCGACGACGACGACCGCGCCCGCCTCGACGCCGCCGTGGCGGACCTCACCGCCGAGGATTGGCAGCTGCGCGCGCTGGGCCTGGGGGCCGAGGGTTACCTGGTGGAGGACGAGGTCGACGACGAGCCCGCGCTGCGCACCCGGCGGCACGACGGCGGCTGCATCTTCCTGAACCGGCCGGGCTTCGCCGGTGGGACCGGCTGCGCCCTGCACCGGATGGCCCTGCGCACCGGGCGGCTGCCGATGACGGTCAAGCCGGACGTGTGCTGGCAACTGCCGGTGCGCCGCACCCAGGACTGGGTGGAGCGCGCCGACGGCGAGCAGGTGCTGGTCTCCACCGTCGGCGAGTACGACCGCCGCGGCTGGGGCCCGGGCGGCGCCGATCTCGACTGGTACTGCACCGGCGACCCCGCCGCCCACGTCGGCACGCGCGCTGTGTGGCAGTCGTACGCGCCGGAGCTGACGGAACTGCTCGGCGCGGCCGCCTACGGCGAGCTGGCGCGGCTGTGCGCGCGGCGGGCGGAGCTGGGTCTCGTGGCCGTGCACCCCGCGACGGCGCGCAGCGCGGAGGCGGCAGAAGGCACTGTCGGCACGGACGGCGCAGAAGACCGGCCCGACTAAATAGACTGACTTCTGTCGTTTAATATTTTCCGCCCGGCCGAGGAGCGTCGCGGGCGCCCCATTCCACAGGAAGTCTTCAGCAGGTTCCCTGTGTTTGTTAACACTCCGGCGAATGGTCGCGATGAGCTGTATGAGTGACAGCTTGAACGGCTCTCCACGCACTTTGCGCCAGCGGTGAATCACCGATTGCAGGCGAGCGGCCGTTCCTCGGACAGAAGGGCCTCCCATTATGAAGAAGACCATGAAGAAGGTTGTGACAGCCGCAGCCGCCACCGCCGCCGCGGGCGGGATGGCACTGGCCATCGCGCCGGCCGCCAGCGCAGCGCCGGTATACACGAACGTCAGCGACTCGTTCATTCCGTATGACGCCCCCGGCGCATTCAACCCCGGGAACTCGAACGTCCTCATCAGCCCGGCATACGGCACGGTGACGCCCATCTTCTGTCAGATCGACAATGGCGCATGGCGTAATTGCTACCAGGAGGGCTGGAATCACGAGCCGCACCAGGTTCACTACCTCGCCAATGTGAACGGCCACGGCACCTGGGCCACGGTCGATCTTCCCCAGGGCTCCAGCGTGCCGCAGCTCCCGGTCATCCAGCTTCCGGCCGGCAGCGTCTCGGGCAGCCTGGTCAACCTCATCGGCGGCGCAGGCGCCGGGTCCACCGGCTCCGGCGGGGGCGGCGCGGGCGGCGGCCTGAACGTCGACATCGGCGGCAGCCTCGGCAACATCGGCATCGGCCTGCAGGGCGGGCTCGGCAGCTCCTAGGCCGCGCTGTACGCATACGAGAGGACCCCGCAGCGGTACGGCTGCGGGGTCCTCTCGTATGCGGTCCGGTCACGCCCCGCCGACCCGGCGGTGGTGCCGGGCCGGGCGGTCACGCCTCCAGCTTGTATCCCAGTCCGCGCACGGTCACCAGGTGCTTGGGCTTGCCGGGATCCTGCTCGATCTTGGCGCGCAGCCGCTTGACGTGCACGTCGAGCGTCTTGGTGTCGCCCACGTAGTCGGCGCCCCACACCCGCTCGATCAGCTGCTGACGGGTGAGCACGCGGCCGGCGTTGCGCAGCAGGAACTCGAGGAGCTCGAACTCCTTGAGCGGCGGCGCGATCTCCTCGCCGTCGACCGTCACCACGTGGCGCTCCACGTCCATGGCGACCGGCCCGCAGGTGAGCATCGCATCGTCGTAGCCGTCCTCCTCCGCCTGCGACTCCGTGCCGCGGCGCAGGACGGCGCGGATGCGCGCGATCAGCTCGCGCGCCGAGTACGGCTTGGTGACGTAGTCGTCGGCCCCGATCTCGAGGCCCACCACCTTGTCGATCTCGCTGTCACGCGCCGTCACCATGATCACCGGCACCGACGACTTGGCCCGCAGCTGCTTGCACACGTCGTTGCCGCTCATGCCCGGCAGCATCAGGTCCAGAAGGACGATGTCCGCGCCCTCCCTGTCGAACGATTCCAGCGCGGAGGGTCCGTCCACGGACACGGTAACCTCGAAGCCCTCCTTGCGGAGGAGGAAGGCGAGCGGCTCGGCAAGCGATGGCTCATCCTCCACGATCAGCACTCGGTTCACCGACGGATGTCCTCTCTGTGGTCTGGGTCGGGCCGTGGCGGCCCCGGCGGGGATTGCGGTGCGGTCGGCTCGCCCACGCGGTCCTGGACGTGGGCGGGCAGTTCCAGCGTGAAGGTGGACCCGGTGCCGGGCTTGCTCCACAGCCGGATGCGGCCATTGTGGTTGATGGCCACGTGTTTGACGATGGCCAGGCCCAGGCCGGTGCCGCCCGTCTCGCGTGAGCGCGCCTTGTCCACCCGGAAGAACCGCTCGAACACGCGCTCCTGGTACTTGGGCGCGATGCCGATGCCGTGGTCGGTGACGCTGATCTGCACCTGTCCCCGCCGCAGCGCGCGGCTCACGGCCACCGGGGATCCCTTGGGCGAGTAGTTGACCGCGTTGGAGATGAGGTTGGTCAGCGCCGTCGTCAGCAGCATCTCGTCGCCGAGGACCCGGAGGCCGCTCGGCGCGTCGGTGGTGATCTCGATCTCCGCCGCGTCGGCGGTGAGCTCGGCGTTGTCCATCGCCGCGGCGACGATGGCGTCGACCTCCACCTCCTCCAGGTTGGGCAGCTTCTCTGCGCCTTGCAGGCGGGAGAGGGCGATCAGCTCGGAGACCATCGCGCCCAGCCGGGTCGCCTCGCCCTGCACCTTCTGCCCGAAGTGCCGGACCGTCTCCGGGTCGTCCGCCGACTCGAGCAGCGCCTCCGCCAGCAGCCCCATCGCCCCGACGGGCGTTTTGAGCTCATGGCTGACGTTGGCGACGAAATCCCTGCGCGCGGACTCCATGCGGACGATCTCGGAGTCGTCGTCGGCGAACAGCAGCGCGTAACGGCCCACTCTGTCATCCAGCACGCGCGCCTGCCCGCGCACCGACATCGACCGCACCTGGCTGCGCTGATCGCCCATCAGATCGAAGTCCACGGGGTGCCGCTCGGAGAGCACCTTGCGCGCCGCCGCCCAGGCACGGTCGTCCAGCTCGTCGCCCTGCACGAGCCCCAGCTCCGTGGCGCGCCGGTTGAACAGGACGATGTCGCGACCGCCGTCCACCACCGCGATGCCCGTGGGCGAATCGTCCACCACCAGCTCGAGCAGCTTCGACGGCGACGGTCCGTGGGTGAGGTAGCGGCGGCGGTCGACCCACTCCCGCAGGCGCGGCCCCGCCGCCACCCCGGCCGCTGCACCGATCGCGATACCGGCCACCAGCATCAGGCTTCTCACCCCCGCCGCTCCGCTGTGCGCGGACAATTGCGCGGAAAATTGTGCGTCACGGCCGGCGCCCCTACTTGCCCTGCCCGGCCACGGCCGCCGCGCCGGCGGCGGCGGCCTCCGGGTCCAGGTACTCGCCGCCGACGGTCACCGGGCGCAGCGTCGAGCCCTCGTCGATCAGGTCGTAGCGCAGGGGGATGCCGGTGGGGATGTTGACGCCGGCGATGTCGTCGTCGGAGATCCCGTCGAGGTACTTGACCAGCGCGCGGATCGAGTTGCCGTGGGCGGCCACCAGCACCGTGCGACCGGCGCGCAGGTCCGCGGCGATCTCGGTCTCGAAGTACGGCACCAGGCGCTCGACGACGTCCTTGAGGCACTCGGTCATGGGCACCGAGGCCAGGTCGGCGTAGCGGGGGTCGGCGTCCTGGCTGAACTCGCCGCCTGCGGCGATCTGCGGCGGCGGGGTGTCGTAGCTGCGGCGCCACAGCATGAACTGGTCCTCGCCGAACTCCGCCTTGGTCTCCGCCTTGTTCTTGCCCTGCAGCGCACCGTAGTGCCGCTCGTTCAGGCGCCAGTCGCGCTTGACGGGGATCCAGTGCCTGTCCGCGGCGTCCAGCGCCAGGTTGGCGGTGGTGATGGCACGGCGCAGCAGCGACGTGTAGAGCACGTCCGGCAGCAGGCCGTGCTCCACGAGCAGGTCCCCGCCCCGGCGGGCCTCCGCGGTGCCCTTCTCGGTGAGCGCGACGTCCACCCAGCCGGTGAACAGGTTCTTTGCGTTCCATTCGCTCTCGCCGTGGCGGAGCAGCACCAGGGTTCCCATAGTCATGACGACGATTATCCCAGGGCCTGTCCGGGCACCGCATCAGGACCCGCGCCCGCGTCGGTCACCACGCTCCGGGGCGGGTCGCCGGCCCGGCCGATCTCGCCGCGCGCGGCGGCCGCCCGGTCCTCGTCGGTGACCAGATGCTCGAACGCGGCGAGGTTGCGCAGCGACTCGCCGCGCACCGTGCGCCAGCGCCATTCCCGCCGGATTGACGTGTGGAATCCCAGCTCGAGGATGGTGTTGAAGTCGCCGTCGGCGGCCTCGAGCACCTGGCCCAGCACCCGGTCGAGCTCGTCGCTTCCCAGCGCGTCCATGGAGATGCGGCCCACCAGGTAGACGTCGCCGATCTTGTCGATCGTGTAGTGCACGCCGAACAGGTGCCGGTTGCGCCGCAGCAGCCACTTGTACACGGCGGCGTGGTCTTCATCCGGGTGCCGGGCCACGAAGGCCTCCACCCGCACCCCGTGCATGCCGACCGTGAGCAGGCAGGTGGTCTTCAGCTTGCGCTCACCGGGCAGGGTGAGCACGAAGTGCGGCCCCTCCGGGCGCGTGTACTCGATCCCGGCGGCATCGAGCGCGCCGCCGATCAGCGCCACGGCGTCCGCGACGCTTCGCCGCCCGACCCCGACCCCGACCCCGACCCCGTCGCCGGAGCCGGAGCCGGAGCCGTCCTCGCCCGCTCCGGCCGCACCGTCGATGCCGTGCCTGCTCATGCCGTCACCTCCCGCAATCGCCCCGCCGACGCCGCGACGCCCGCCACGTCGTGGGCGATCCGCGCGTCCCAGTCGAGCATCGCACGCCGGTAGGTGCTGCGCAGCCCCTCCGCTGTATGGCTCCAGGAGAACCCGGCCGCGTGCCGGGGCGCCGCGGCCGCCATCCGCGCGCGCAGGGCGGGTTGCGTGATCAGCGAGCGCAGCGCCGACGCCCACGCGTCGATGCCGTGGCCGTCGACCAGGATGCCGGTCTCGTCGTCCCGGACCGCCACGCCCAGCCCGCCGACCCGCGCCGCGACCACGGGCACCCCGCATGCCTGCGCCTCGATCGCCACCAGCCCGAACGACTCCGAATGGCTGGGGACCGCGACCACGTCCGACGCGCGATACACCTGGGCCAGCCGGTCCGGCGGCTGCGGCGGGAGGAACGTGACCCGGTGGGCGATGTCGAGCTCCGAGGCCAGCGCCATCAGCGACTCCGGCCGGCGCAACCCGCTGCCGGACGGTCCGCCGACGACGAGCACCCGCAGGTTCCCGCCCGGGTCCTGCTCGATGACGCGCGCCGCGGCCCGCACCAGAACGTCCGGCGCCTTGAGCGGCTGGATGCGCCCCACGAAGGTCACCACCGTCTCCGCCGGGTCCAGGCCCAGCTCGGCCCGCGCGGCCGCGGCGTCTCCCGGCCGGTACCGGCTCAGGTCCGCGCCGGGCGCGATGACGTCGACCCGGTCCGGGTCGGCGTCGTGGATCGCGATGAGCTGGCGGCGTTCCTCCGCGGTGTTGGCGACGAGGCGGTCCGCCTCGGCCACCACCTGCTGCTCCCCGATCCGGCGCGACAGCGGCTCCGGTACGTCACCGGCCGCCAGCGCCGCGTTCTTCACCGCCGCGAGCGTGTGCGCCGTGTGCACCAGAGGCACCGCCCACCGGTCGCGGGCCAGCCAGCCCACCTGGCCGGACAGCCAGTAGTGCGAGTGCACCAGGTCGTAGTATCCGGGCGCGTGCTGGGCCTCCGCCCGCAGCACGCCCGCGGTGAACGCGCACAGCTGCGTGGGCAGGTCGCGCTTGTCCAGGCCCTCGAAGGGCCCCGCCACCACGTTGCGCACCAGCACGC
This window contains:
- a CDS encoding phosphoglyceromutase; amino-acid sequence: MTMGTLVLLRHGESEWNAKNLFTGWVDVALTEKGTAEARRGGDLLVEHGLLPDVLYTSLLRRAITTANLALDAADRHWIPVKRDWRLNERHYGALQGKNKAETKAEFGEDQFMLWRRSYDTPPPQIAAGGEFSQDADPRYADLASVPMTECLKDVVERLVPYFETEIAADLRAGRTVLVAAHGNSIRALVKYLDGISDDDIAGVNIPTGIPLRYDLIDEGSTLRPVTVGGEYLDPEAAAAGAAAVAGQGK
- a CDS encoding type III secretion system chaperone family protein, whose amino-acid sequence is MSRHGIDGAAGAGEDGSGSGSGDGVGVGVGVGRRSVADAVALIGGALDAAGIEYTRPEGPHFVLTLPGERKLKTTCLLTVGMHGVRVEAFVARHPDEDHAAVYKWLLRRNRHLFGVHYTIDKIGDVYLVGRISMDALGSDELDRVLGQVLEAADGDFNTILELGFHTSIRREWRWRTVRGESLRNLAAFEHLVTDEDRAAAARGEIGRAGDPPRSVVTDAGAGPDAVPGQALG
- a CDS encoding response regulator transcription factor, with product MNRVLIVEDEPSLAEPLAFLLRKEGFEVTVSVDGPSALESFDREGADIVLLDLMLPGMSGNDVCKQLRAKSSVPVIMVTARDSEIDKVVGLEIGADDYVTKPYSARELIARIRAVLRRGTESQAEEDGYDDAMLTCGPVAMDVERHVVTVDGEEIAPPLKEFELLEFLLRNAGRVLTRQQLIERVWGADYVGDTKTLDVHVKRLRAKIEQDPGKPKHLVTVRGLGYKLEA
- a CDS encoding ATP-binding protein: MLVAGIAIGAAAGVAAGPRLREWVDRRRYLTHGPSPSKLLELVVDDSPTGIAVVDGGRDIVLFNRRATELGLVQGDELDDRAWAAARKVLSERHPVDFDLMGDQRSQVRSMSVRGQARVLDDRVGRYALLFADDDSEIVRMESARRDFVANVSHELKTPVGAMGLLAEALLESADDPETVRHFGQKVQGEATRLGAMVSELIALSRLQGAEKLPNLEEVEVDAIVAAAMDNAELTADAAEIEITTDAPSGLRVLGDEMLLTTALTNLISNAVNYSPKGSPVAVSRALRRGQVQISVTDHGIGIAPKYQERVFERFFRVDKARSRETGGTGLGLAIVKHVAINHNGRIRLWSKPGTGSTFTLELPAHVQDRVGEPTAPQSPPGPPRPDPDHREDIRR
- the mshA gene encoding D-inositol-3-phosphate glycosyltransferase: MGDRARPDAAPGTRELRRVAVLSLHTSPLSQPGTGDAGGMNVYVLETARELARRGVEVEIFTRATRSDLPPVVEAAPGVLVRNVVAGPFEGLDKRDLPTQLCAFTAGVLRAEAQHAPGYYDLVHSHYWLSGQVGWLARDRWAVPLVHTAHTLAAVKNAALAAGDVPEPLSRRIGEQQVVAEADRLVANTAEERRQLIAIHDADPDRVDVIAPGADLSRYRPGDAAAARAELGLDPAETVVTFVGRIQPLKAPDVLVRAAARVIEQDPGGNLRVLVVGGPSGSGLRRPESLMALASELDIAHRVTFLPPQPPDRLAQVYRASDVVAVPSHSESFGLVAIEAQACGVPVVAARVGGLGVAVRDDETGILVDGHGIDAWASALRSLITQPALRARMAAAAPRHAAGFSWSHTAEGLRSTYRRAMLDWDARIAHDVAGVAASAGRLREVTA
- a CDS encoding Ppx/GppA phosphatase family protein, with the protein product MRLGVLDVGSNTVHLVVVDAHRGGHPTPMSSSKVALRLSERLTEDGRLHPDVTDDLIAAVSEFSGIAHSSGCGEMMAFATSAVRDADNSDEVLRRVHDETGVELSVLGGVDEARLTFLAVRRWYGWSAGRIMNFDIGGGSLELCNGVDEDPDLAHSLQLGAGRLTRDWLQTDPPGKRRVAALRDWLDAELSEPAKQLRKAGAPDLCVGTSKTFRTLARLTGAAPSSAGPRVTRTLTASGLRQLIAFISRMTAADRAELEGVSADRSPQLVAGALVAEASMRALSVDQLQICPWALREGLILRRLDTEMGGELLVGAR